The segment TTAAGCCGTCGCATATCGGTCACAGCAGTACCTCCGGCGAAAACCCCCGTCGCATCGTGTTTTCCGTGATGACTCGCGGTTCCATGAACTGGAGGAGGTAGCCTCCTCGATATTCCGGGCGCGGATGACGGCGAGCACCGCCCCGAAAATTTCCTCCCGCAGGATCTTCGAATCCGGGGGAAGGTCCGTGAGGATCGTCGGGGAGCGTCGCGGCGGAAAATCCCCAGGCCGTTATCGAGGCTCTGTGGAAGGTCGGCAAGCTGGTTCGAAATCCGGTCGGAATGGAGTCAGGAGAATCGTTGCTCAAAGATGCAGTTCAATCCCGGTGCGCTCGATTTCCCGGGCAAGCGGCTCCCCTTCACGGAAGTCTTTCGGACGGTAGACGACGGACTCCATCCGGATGTCGACGTCCTGGCAGATGAGGCCGATCTTTACCCTCTGCTTAAGATCGGTGGGACGGTAATCCGGCGATATGATCGCGACATCGATGTCGCTCCATTCGGTCATGCGGCCGCGGGCGAAGGACCCATACAAAATCGCTCGATCGACCCGGATGCCGCTCTTCCTGAGCCGTTCGACGGCCACTCGGATCAATCCGAGGACTTTCTCTTTTTCCCTATTTCCGCGGTCAGTCGCTTTCGCCATTTCATCACCGCGCCTCACGAGGCCATCTTAACCGGTCTATGCCTCTAAACCAAGCGTTTTCAAAG is part of the Deltaproteobacteria bacterium genome and harbors:
- a CDS encoding aldehyde dehydrogenase family protein, whose product is MLTDLPPDSKILREEIFGAVLAVIRARNIEEATSSSSWNRESSRKTRCDGGFRRRYCCDRYATA
- a CDS encoding nucleotidyltransferase domain-containing protein produces the protein MAKATDRGNREKEKVLGLIRVAVERLRKSGIRVDRAILYGSFARGRMTEWSDIDVAIISPDYRPTDLKQRVKIGLICQDVDIRMESVVYRPKDFREGEPLAREIERTGIELHL